One segment of Palaemon carinicauda isolate YSFRI2023 chromosome 35, ASM3689809v2, whole genome shotgun sequence DNA contains the following:
- the LOC137627474 gene encoding cuticular protein 47Eg-like — translation MKFSIFMLCLLGLTLARPDTILDFEGDDHEHEQEGDAGDEVEGSYSWTSPEGEEFYVKYVADEDGYRIVESNAVPVSHDGVAADGNQGSFTSDEEKEAEK, via the exons ATGAAGTTCTCT ATTTTTATGCTGTGCCTCTTGGGCTTGACACTTGCACGCCCAGACACCATCCTAGACTTCGAGGGGGATGACCATGAACACGAACAGGAAGGCGATGCTGGTGACGAAGTGGAGGGAAGCTATAG CTGGACCTCACCTGAAGGAGAGGAATTCTATGTCAAATATGTGGCTGACGAAGACGGATACAGAATCGTCGAGTCCAACGCCGTCCCCGTCAGCCACGATGGAGTCGCTGCTGATGGTAACCAGGGATCCTTCACTTCTGACGAAGAAAAAGAAGCAGAGAAATAA
- the LOC137627737 gene encoding cuticular protein 47Eg-like encodes MKFAIFMLCILGLTLARPDTILDFEGEDHEHEQEGDAGDEVEGSYSWTSPEGEEFYVKYVADEDGYRIVESNAVPVSHDGVAADGNQGSFTSEEEEEEEAEK; translated from the exons ATGAAGTTCGCT ATTTTTATGCTGTGCATCTTAGGCCTGACACTTGCACGCCCAGACACCATCCTAGACTTCGAGGGGGAAGACCACGAACACGAACAGGAAGGCGATGCTGGTGACGAAGTGGAAGGAAGCTATAG CTGGACCTCACCTGAAGGAGAGGAATTCTACGTCAAATATGTGGCTGACGAAGACGGATACAGAATCGTCGAGTCCAACGCCGTCCCCGTCAGCCACGACGGAGTCGCTGCTGACGGTAATCAGGGATCCTTCacttctgaagaagaagaagaagaagaagcagagaaATGA